A section of the Marinoscillum sp. 108 genome encodes:
- a CDS encoding TonB-dependent receptor domain-containing protein yields the protein MTISRIKFYLSFLLLCLIGMHAYGQVTIAGQVTDERTGESLIGVNVLVKGTVLGTITDVQGNFNLKITSPPPVTLVISFVGFERQEIEIDQAVISNLQVKMTESFMLGQEVVVSASRVEESILQSPVSIEKMDILAVQNTSSDTYYKAIANLKGVDVASSSINFQIINARGFGNTGNTRFVQLIDGMDTQAPALNFPIGNLNGPSELDVESVELIPGASSALYGPSAFNGVLLINSKNAFDYQGASAFVKTGVNHVGSSADQGPALMKEASIRYAKAFNNKFAFKINGSYSKADDWHGTDAADRNADFNPLASVGGENPGADRLHFHGDEAGINLAIFPFSAAFGTIARTTQFENGRFASNYMNAGDLPNHVATITPYKEVDLINYGAENMKVNTGLYYRITDNMELSYLYNAGFGTSIYTGAQRYSLSNFGIQQHRLQLRGDNFFLRAYGTFENSGDSYITEFLAKRVNDLMVGYNFGDYHNGFNPFENQGKGDLTGYLVDYGIEYLRSISDQGYQPGEIAALSEAERLQVQQNAHQYARSTVDDRYIMDPKTGTVVDGEGNTLTFEDVKKEALKGTIPNGPSFADKSAMYHAEGQYDFKNEIDFMELQMGASFRIYDLGSKGTIFPDTVGNEIAIKEYGVYAQAGKRLTDNFKLSGSIRYDKNENFKGQVNPRISGVFTFNKTHNIRASVQTGFRFPTTQGQYINLDVLSSRLLGGLPQFYEQYLPDPENNYYYSGASVNAFRNNIFSGQEISEAATALVRRTDFSPVKPEQVKSIEVGYKSLIQNKLLVDMVYYYNSYSDFITQELVVKAQKDTDDEPNYLTILRSNADNAFSIYTNLDNQVTTHGAAVGLTYNLVKGYQIGGNYTWSKFISGYDENVLNDFNTPEHKFNVNFGNRKVTDVFGFNVTYRWQEAFRWESSFARGPVPAYGTLDAQISLKLDNLRSILKIGGSNVLNNYYIQSLGGPNIGSIYYVSISFDELMN from the coding sequence ATGACGATTTCAAGGATCAAATTTTACCTGAGTTTCCTTCTGCTTTGTTTAATTGGTATGCATGCATACGGTCAGGTGACCATCGCCGGTCAGGTGACAGACGAGCGAACTGGAGAATCACTCATCGGAGTAAACGTGCTGGTGAAAGGGACGGTACTGGGTACCATTACCGATGTTCAGGGAAACTTTAATTTGAAAATCACCTCACCTCCTCCGGTGACCCTGGTGATTTCCTTTGTGGGCTTTGAGCGGCAGGAAATAGAAATTGATCAGGCGGTCATTTCCAACCTTCAGGTGAAGATGACTGAGTCTTTTATGCTGGGGCAGGAAGTCGTGGTTTCAGCCTCGCGTGTTGAGGAGAGCATTTTGCAATCTCCCGTGAGTATTGAGAAAATGGACATACTCGCAGTACAAAACACCTCTTCAGATACTTATTACAAGGCGATAGCCAACCTGAAAGGAGTGGATGTTGCTTCCAGTAGTATCAATTTTCAGATTATCAATGCGAGAGGTTTTGGTAATACTGGTAATACACGTTTTGTGCAGCTGATCGACGGGATGGATACACAGGCCCCGGCGCTTAACTTTCCGATAGGTAATCTTAATGGCCCCTCAGAGCTGGATGTAGAAAGTGTAGAATTAATTCCGGGAGCTTCTTCGGCATTGTACGGCCCCAGCGCATTCAATGGCGTACTGCTCATCAATAGTAAAAATGCTTTTGATTATCAGGGAGCAAGTGCTTTTGTGAAGACAGGAGTGAACCACGTGGGTAGCTCTGCAGACCAGGGCCCGGCATTGATGAAGGAGGCTTCTATTCGATATGCAAAGGCTTTTAACAATAAATTCGCATTTAAGATAAACGGTAGCTACTCCAAAGCCGATGACTGGCACGGAACAGACGCTGCGGACAGAAATGCTGACTTCAACCCATTGGCATCCGTAGGTGGTGAAAACCCAGGAGCTGACAGGTTGCACTTCCATGGAGATGAGGCAGGTATCAACCTGGCCATATTCCCATTTAGTGCGGCGTTTGGTACCATAGCCAGAACCACCCAGTTTGAGAATGGAAGGTTTGCTTCTAACTACATGAATGCTGGAGATTTACCCAATCATGTGGCAACGATCACTCCCTACAAGGAAGTGGATCTGATCAACTATGGTGCAGAAAACATGAAGGTGAATACAGGTCTCTACTACAGGATCACCGACAATATGGAGCTTAGTTACTTGTACAATGCCGGGTTCGGTACCAGTATCTACACCGGAGCTCAGCGTTATTCCCTTTCCAATTTTGGGATTCAGCAGCACCGTTTGCAGCTCCGTGGAGACAACTTTTTCCTACGGGCTTATGGCACCTTTGAGAATTCGGGAGACTCTTATATCACGGAGTTTTTGGCCAAGCGGGTAAACGACTTAATGGTGGGTTACAACTTCGGGGATTACCACAACGGGTTTAATCCGTTTGAGAACCAGGGGAAAGGGGACCTTACAGGGTATTTGGTGGATTATGGTATTGAATACCTTCGCTCTATCAGTGATCAGGGCTATCAGCCGGGTGAAATCGCTGCATTGAGTGAGGCAGAGCGTCTGCAAGTGCAGCAGAATGCGCATCAGTATGCCCGCTCTACGGTGGATGATCGATACATCATGGATCCCAAAACAGGTACGGTGGTAGATGGAGAAGGTAATACGCTTACTTTCGAAGATGTGAAGAAGGAGGCATTGAAAGGGACCATCCCGAACGGACCAAGCTTCGCAGATAAGTCGGCCATGTACCATGCAGAAGGGCAGTATGATTTTAAAAATGAAATTGATTTTATGGAGCTCCAGATGGGGGCCAGTTTCAGGATTTATGATCTGGGCTCCAAGGGAACGATTTTCCCGGATACTGTAGGAAATGAAATTGCCATTAAGGAATATGGAGTTTACGCGCAGGCAGGTAAAAGGCTCACCGATAACTTCAAACTATCAGGATCGATACGCTACGATAAAAACGAAAACTTCAAGGGGCAGGTTAATCCTAGAATCTCAGGAGTATTTACGTTCAATAAAACTCATAATATCAGAGCTTCCGTGCAGACTGGTTTTAGGTTTCCTACCACCCAGGGGCAATATATCAACCTGGATGTACTTTCCAGTAGATTGCTAGGTGGATTGCCTCAGTTTTATGAACAATATCTTCCTGATCCGGAAAATAACTACTATTACTCCGGTGCATCAGTGAATGCTTTCCGAAATAACATTTTTTCAGGCCAGGAGATATCAGAAGCCGCCACTGCCTTGGTGAGAAGGACTGACTTTAGTCCGGTAAAACCTGAGCAGGTAAAATCCATTGAAGTGGGTTACAAGAGTCTGATCCAGAATAAGCTGCTAGTGGACATGGTGTATTACTACAATAGCTATTCAGACTTTATTACACAGGAGTTGGTAGTAAAAGCCCAAAAGGATACTGATGACGAGCCCAACTACCTGACTATTTTGAGAAGTAATGCAGACAATGCATTTTCTATCTACACCAACCTGGATAACCAAGTGACCACCCACGGAGCAGCAGTAGGCCTGACCTACAACCTGGTCAAGGGATATCAAATAGGAGGGAATTATACATGGAGTAAATTTATCAGCGGTTATGATGAAAATGTGCTGAATGACTTCAATACACCTGAGCACAAATTCAATGTCAATTTCGGGAACAGAAAAGTGACGGATGTTTTCGGCTTCAATGTTACCTACAGATGGCAGGAAGCTTTCAGATGGGAATCTTCATTTGCCAGGGGCCCTGTGCCAGCCTATGGCACGCTGGATGCCCAGATTTCTTTAAAATTGGATAACCTGAGGTCAATTTTGAAAATTGGTGGGTCCAATGTTCTGAATAATTACTATATTCAAAGTCTGGGAGGACCCAATATTGGTTCCATCTATTATGTATCCATCAGTTTTGATGAATTAATGAACTAA
- the gldC gene encoding gliding motility protein GldC, with protein sequence MKKSDINITVELDDQNIPEKITWDADEKDQPGASETKSMSLSLWDEKTKNTLRIDLWTKDMPVEDMKRFYIDCLGGLAQSVLNSTGDEYMSSELNALCDRFVTHLKDEVG encoded by the coding sequence ATGAAAAAATCAGACATCAATATTACCGTAGAGTTGGATGACCAGAACATTCCTGAGAAGATCACCTGGGATGCGGATGAAAAGGATCAGCCTGGTGCTTCTGAAACCAAATCCATGAGCCTGTCACTTTGGGATGAGAAGACCAAAAACACGCTACGCATAGACCTCTGGACCAAGGACATGCCGGTGGAAGATATGAAGCGGTTTTACATCGATTGCCTGGGCGGGCTGGCACAGTCCGTACTCAATAGCACCGGAGATGAATACATGTCATCGGAGCTCAATGCACTCTGTGACCGGTTTGTGACTCACCTGAAAGATGAGGTGGGTTAG
- a CDS encoding fasciclin domain-containing protein — MMMKNSINPLKVLAMLAVVIGLAFTTSCGEDEPSCTETTWYADADADGLGDANTSVSACEQPTGYVDNSDDDDDTQGEPTKTIWELVQSTEGLDSLEKYLGVYPDLVATLGASGTFTLFAPNNDAFVNLLATPGFPAQITSINPDIIKNVLAYHISVTSYLKADLTSGKQVTTLATGQGVDVNSVDKIVVNADGTLLTGSSNNAIAITGANKKATNGVMHVVGSVLIPQTVGAQLTPILGTNAGTLLLGADFSLLAQAIFKADTFAAQNSLPTIYSMLSGSATHTVFAPSNGTFHVAADTKAGNSDGTASEAEIKAFMSGTPAQSFYGIITTQIVLSEVLSTSLTQGAQFTAASGATLTVLSTEAPTDPAKGILTGIVIDSNGDTTPEAQVAVPASASSSLVTANGRVHVIAGLLSPVQ, encoded by the coding sequence ATGATGATGAAAAATTCAATTAACCCATTGAAAGTCCTGGCTATGCTTGCCGTAGTAATTGGCCTGGCATTCACCACCAGCTGTGGTGAGGATGAACCTTCATGTACTGAAACTACCTGGTATGCGGATGCCGATGCGGATGGTTTGGGTGATGCCAATACCTCTGTAAGTGCCTGCGAGCAGCCTACCGGATATGTAGATAATAGCGATGATGATGATGATACTCAGGGCGAACCTACCAAGACCATCTGGGAATTGGTACAAAGCACTGAGGGTCTTGACTCTTTGGAGAAATACCTGGGTGTATATCCTGATTTGGTAGCTACTCTGGGTGCTAGTGGTACTTTTACCCTATTTGCGCCTAACAATGATGCATTTGTCAACCTACTGGCCACTCCGGGATTCCCAGCTCAGATCACCTCTATTAATCCAGATATCATCAAAAATGTACTGGCCTATCACATTTCGGTAACCTCTTACCTGAAAGCTGACTTGACCTCTGGCAAGCAGGTAACCACATTGGCTACAGGTCAGGGTGTGGATGTGAATAGCGTAGATAAAATCGTGGTGAATGCTGATGGAACCTTGCTGACAGGTTCTTCTAATAATGCCATTGCAATTACAGGAGCTAACAAAAAAGCGACAAATGGCGTGATGCACGTGGTAGGATCTGTATTGATACCCCAAACAGTCGGTGCACAGCTGACTCCTATCCTTGGAACCAATGCAGGAACACTCCTTCTTGGTGCTGATTTCTCATTACTTGCTCAGGCGATCTTCAAAGCTGACACATTCGCGGCTCAAAATTCTTTGCCTACCATTTACTCCATGCTTTCGGGTAGTGCTACGCACACGGTGTTTGCACCAAGTAATGGAACATTCCATGTGGCTGCCGATACAAAAGCGGGAAATAGCGATGGAACAGCCAGTGAAGCAGAGATCAAAGCCTTTATGTCAGGCACCCCGGCTCAGAGCTTTTATGGAATTATCACCACTCAGATTGTTTTGTCTGAGGTGTTATCCACCAGCTTAACTCAAGGTGCACAATTCACAGCTGCTTCTGGAGCTACGCTGACCGTATTGTCTACTGAAGCCCCTACTGATCCTGCAAAAGGTATCCTTACAGGAATAGTGATTGATTCTAATGGTGACACTACACCTGAGGCTCAGGTAGCTGTACCTGCCAGCGCAAGTTCATCTCTTGTTACTGCAAATGGTCGAGTACATGTAATCGCAGGGCTTCTGTCTCCGGTACAATAA
- a CDS encoding ion transporter, whose translation MENADFKHFGKLRSKLFVIVFGTDTPAGKAFDLVLLVAIVLSIIVVMLESVRDIKIRFEEIFYILEWTFTIIFSIEYLLRIFISKKPKTYVFSFFGAIDLIALLPTYISLFVTGGSYLVVIRAIRLLRVFRIMKLTRYINEARMLGQAMEGAKRKILIFMGAVFTLVMITGTLMYLIEGGENGFTSIPRSIYWAVVTVTTVGYGDIAPHTVLGQTFATILMLTGYAILAVPTGIMTSEINKAERRGSIKDKICQRCTTGNERQSNYCSKCGERLEEI comes from the coding sequence ATGGAAAACGCGGATTTTAAACATTTCGGCAAACTGAGAAGCAAGCTCTTCGTCATCGTGTTTGGTACCGATACCCCGGCAGGCAAGGCTTTTGATTTGGTACTGCTAGTGGCCATTGTACTCAGCATCATTGTTGTCATGCTGGAGAGTGTAAGGGATATCAAAATCAGATTTGAGGAGATATTTTACATACTGGAATGGACCTTTACAATCATTTTCAGCATCGAATACCTGCTGAGGATTTTCATAAGTAAAAAACCAAAAACGTATGTCTTTAGCTTTTTTGGAGCGATAGACCTCATTGCCTTGCTGCCGACTTATATCAGCTTATTTGTGACCGGAGGCAGCTACCTGGTAGTGATCCGGGCGATACGGTTACTGCGAGTTTTTCGAATCATGAAGCTGACCAGGTACATCAATGAAGCCAGGATGTTGGGGCAGGCCATGGAAGGTGCCAAACGCAAGATCCTGATATTTATGGGAGCTGTATTTACCCTGGTAATGATCACTGGCACCCTGATGTACCTCATAGAAGGTGGGGAAAATGGATTTACCAGCATTCCTAGAAGTATCTACTGGGCTGTGGTGACCGTAACGACTGTTGGTTATGGAGATATCGCACCGCATACTGTGCTGGGGCAGACCTTTGCCACCATACTGATGCTTACGGGTTATGCTATCCTGGCAGTGCCCACAGGGATTATGACTTCTGAGATCAATAAAGCAGAACGACGAGGATCTATAAAAGATAAGATTTGTCAGCGTTGTACTACGGGCAATGAGCGACAATCCAATTACTGCAGTAAATGCGGAGAACGCTTGGAAGAAATATAA